TTAAATTCATTGCCTCAGACCCAGACAATGAACATGTGTACCTCATTGATGACTTCAACACACTGTCTGGTAAATCACTTATGttattattcatgtatttttcaaGTTCATGTAGAACTAGTTCATTGACTTGCAGGCTGCCTTGTATTGAAGACAACAGCTGAATTTCAGTTCTGTGATCACCACTTATAATTCATATCATTCATATCAGAAATATTTGTGTTTGGGCTTGCAAATCTGATTGACGTCATTGATCAGTTTCTGCTGGCGAAAttgctttaataataatagcCTGCAATGTAACTTATATTTGTAATTAGGAATAAGCTACCTCAAACAAACATTTGTCCATTTGTTTACACAGCTGCAATAGCCAAGGACATCCCAAGCTCACCATACCCTTATCTTTGGTTTCTTCCCAATTAGTAAGACTTGTTGGGCCCTGTACGGCCTTCAGGAAGGTTTTTCTGTACCAGGTCCATAGGCCTGTGTGAAGGGTTAGAATATGTACAAGGCTGCAAAGGAATACACAAAAATAAGGAATATACACTAAAGGAATACACACTAAAGAATACACAAAAGGCctaaaaatatacaataatttacattgcatttaaatttatgccatttagcagatgccTTTATGCAGactgacttacaattagtagttacagagaTAGTCCCCCTTGAAcaacttaagtgtcttactcagggacaaaGCATTGCTTCATCTTAGTTGTGATGTTGTTATGAATATTCTTGAATTGTCCTTTTCTTTTGAATTTAATTACTTTTCTGATCTTCCTCCCTTGCAGCTTTGGAGTCTAAACTTGTAAGTCAGTTCTGTGAGGATGAAAATGGAGACGTGATCTTCAGTCGCATTAATGGTCACACATATGGCTACACCAATGGCAACCAAAACAACCTTAATGGAAACAATGGCTATGGGCATACTCACAAAGACACACTGAATGGGAGAAATGTTGTGACACATACTGAAACACACACTAGCTCACTTTCTGGGTCACACACTGATACACAGTCTGGAACAGGCCATGGAGACACCTTCCACACCACAGACGTGGGACGAGTTACTGTAGAGGTCAGTACAATGATGTAATGCTTGACTGTGGGCACCAGGTACAAGTGCACAATGTTGCCTTaactttattaaacataaatagAACATAAATACGGTGCAAGGAACAAAACAGAACTAAGGTTGCTTCTCCATATGGTGAGTCTAGAATGACAACACACATGATTGACATGAACTGGAAACAATGAGGAGATTATTATAATCAAAGGTAATTAGACACATGTGAAAGATATCATAAGGGGCAGATGGGTCCTAGCGATAAGactccactgaggtccccttaagcaaggtccccacacactgcatttcatatctgcccactgctcacatggtgatgggttaaatggcctacaaagccaaacatggagtagcaccatcctacctcacagcccttattacacctcgcactgcacctcgtttactccgagcctccagtactgctcgcctggtccctccatctctgaaggtaaaaggaaaacattaatctagactcttctccgtcatggcccctcggtggtggaatgaacttcccctcgaggtcagaacagctcagtcactgagcaccttcaaacggcagctcaagaccttcctcttaaagaatatttagattaaattgtaattttcttgttgtcaaactttgtgtacagaatctacaacagagtgaataaaatagatgtattcatagttggggtcctagtgaaccggaattgatctcttcattgatggtaacttgaaagcacgttgtaagtcgctctggataagggcgtctgccaaatgccgtaaatgtaaatgtaaatgcagaggacacattttcattgtgtgcaccgtgtgctgtgcttgctgtgtatcacaatgacaaaatcaaaCACTTGCAGTTTGGGCGACAGACAAAGATGTGGCGCCACCTGGTTGCTCAGAGGGGCCACGACATGACAAACTACAGCTGAAGACACTTTGCAGTGTAGTCAAGTAATCACAGAGTggtctgtgtaagtgtgtgtttgttgtttccATTGTCTGCATGTGTCTGGGACAGCATGGAGAGAGAGTGGTTGAAGGCACTAACACATATAGTCAGACAGATGGCCGTGGCAGCCTTCCATCAAGGAACAAGACATCAACAAGCACCATTGTGGTCGTCTCTCGTGAGGAGTCATTACCCAAATCTACACCAGACCCGCCTTCAGTTTACTATATCCCTGCACCACGCCCACCTCTACCTAAAGGTACATCTCAACATACAAGGAATGATATTCCAAAAAATGTGTCTTTACATGCCATTagatttaattacaaaaaatgtatagtGATCTGTTACGGTTACAGCTACTTTACAGATTCataattacaattttagttaCATTGTAAAATGGTATTCGAAAGCTTGCTgatatgttaataaaaatagTGATGTAGCGTGAATCAGCAAATTAGCGCTCAGTGCTTATAAAAATCCCTGTGAAGTGGACATTGTTAGTTGAATGTGATGAGTTGGATGTTGGAGCTGGACTCTCCACACACTTTGTTCTGCCAACGTAAGCCATCAAAAGGGGTTAAAGTAAATTATAAAGTAAAGCAACAGACAACAGTATTTCTATTGCTAGGCAGCATCCACAATTACAAAGTAAAGAGAtgtcataaaaataatttaaattaaatataaataaaaatgtattgaaatataGAGCTTGTGGTCAAAGTTACGTTTTGTTAAGCCTTGACCTTTACGTTCTGTGATGCATTGTTGTTCGACCAACAGAAATATTGAACAGGCTCTGAAACAATGATGGCGGAGAGATTGATATAGCCATGATTAAAAGTTGATTATAGTGATTTAATTAATCTTACCACAAGAAAGGCAgtctgctggagaaaaatgtGGAATGCTACAGGCCTGCCAGCTGTGTTTTGGCAGTGAATGGGTGCTGGTATACAGGGACGGAGGTGAGGAAGGGCGGAAGAACCCAACCAATCAAAAGGTTCCTCACATTGTTCAAGGtttttgaatattaaatatttgattaagCAGTGGTTTGTATGATGGATgtatgatcttacagtaaaaCAAAGCTTGATGCCAGACTTGATTATCATCAATTATAGTtatgttaattcatgtattgaaaGGAGATTGCCATTAGTCAGTGTTTACTACTGCTGAATAAGATACACTGCTAGGttacacaatttcaaaatgGTTAACAATTAAGAatgttcattaataatttacaaatgtaattaaaaagaaatacaatgtAGTTAGTTACATAGCTGTCATTTaataattgaaatagttacactacaattacattttaaatagggtaacCTGTAATTGAAAAGAACTACATTTCtaaagtaatcttcccaacactgtttATTTGTGCTCTCCCTGATACAGAAGTAGTGCAACTGGACCCTCGATGTGAGCTCACCTTGGATCAGGGCCCATGTCGTGAGTATAACATCCGGTGGTACTATGACAAGCAAGCTAATGCTTGTGCTCAGTTCTGGTACGGAGGCTGTGATGGGAATCGCAACCGTTTTGACACAgaggaggagtgtaaaaagACCTGCGTGTCCAGGAGAATAGGTATGGCATTACAGATCATACGGATATGGTCAGTCTACAAGATTTGTTTTCTCATGAAAACTTTTCTGCTCTTAACAGGAGGGTGACAATGACCATCAGAAGTCACATAATATGTTTACAGAAGTTTAATCCACCTCTTAATGAATTAATGTAAATACTGTGTTGAGATTAGTAAAACACAGTAGTTATGCATTGctttctttcatattttttcatttttttatactgtGTCTCACTGTATGGAATAGATAACTGATGTACATTAAGCAACTGAAAAACTGTTTAATTACTTTGTTCATTTATATTGTAAATGAGGAATCAGACATTTAATTatgtacattacacacacaatgattgtataaaatgaaaatgttttataaacACCATTTGTGTTTATAAAACACCACCTTGTGACCAAAGTGAAAGTTGTCTttataaaaaatggaaatggaatatGTTGACTGTTTTTTAGAGAAAGGGGAGATTTGTGGATTTGTGGCCCTGTTGTTTTGTAGATGCATTCTACAGCGTCTTTTAAGCTGTTTATGGTGTTTCTGAAAATATCCAAATGGCTATTTGTCCATCACCTGGGCAGAATTTATCCAGGGCTCTGCCCTCTGTTGGACACTGCTGGAAGGTGTGTTGTTAATCATCAGTAGTCTGCAGTCACCAGAACCTTTGATATCCCATATCTGCAATTTTAAGGTCTGATATTTATTATAGTCTCTGTTGTGCAGCAGTCTTTTATTTCTGTCCACACCAGTCCTTCATGTGGAGTGTTCTTCTGTTATAATTTTAGCAAGGCCTGTGACAGAATAAGGTTTCCCAATATCATTTCCTCACATGATCCTTGCCTTGTTCTAGAAGTTTGCATGGAAACCCATGCAGCATATACAGATAAAACCATTACACTTATTCTACATTATGTCGAGAGTTATATCTAATATACAAACGCAATACATTAATGTGCACAATGTCAGAAATGGCTTTTAATTTCAATTTGTCTGCCTTGTGTGTAGGTTTGTTTTATTCAGTTCTGCCAGGCTCGCCCAAAGCCTCTGTTAATTCCACCCTCTGACCTGTAACCTGTTCAGAAAACTATTCTAAAGTATGTGTGGGTTCAGTCTGGCAGGAGGTGGACCCCCTTTGTCCATCAGCTGTTCAGACTGCAGCTGCTCTCTAACTAACACTCACACCAGTTAAAGTTGCAAAGGCATTAAGCACTTCACTTCATACAAGTAAGTGACCATCATAGAAGTAACAGTCTGACTTTTTTTGTTCACTTTACGGTTGAACTACGTGAGATTTTCTCACCTTGGCCCAGTTGTGTCAATGAGAACTTTCAAGTGTTTTGTACTGTAATAGATCAGTCTTAAAACTATATTTCCATGTGCATGTGCAGTGATTTGCTGgaacacacagcacagaatACTGCGCTACCTCAAAATATTGGAActgtttgattatttttttttctgccattcacATGTTTCCCCACTGACAGCTAGGAACACTCCACCACTGTCACTCAGACTACAACAGCTGCACCTTTGGGTGCTCGTCACATTTGGCCTGCCTGCACTCTCTCTGTCCACAGACGGGAagggggtggaggtggaaggCAAAGGGCTGTAAACTATTTTTAGAAGCGCCAGGATTAAATAACAGTCCTCTTCAAGCCAGGACCCTTTTCCCAGCTCTGCCCTTTTCTAGCTTGAACCGTGTGGTGAGCAGACCTGCTGTTCTCACCACCTCCATTCTCCTGTTCACCACCTTCTTTTCTCAAAATTGCCATGGATCCTTCAGCCATCAAGGAGGAACTGCGTCTCTTTCAGAGCACCTTGCTGCAGGACGGCCTGAAGGAGCTTCTGAACGAAAACAGGTTTGTGGACTGCACTCTCAAAGTTGGTGACCGTTGCTTCCCATGTCACCGGCTCATCATGGCGGCCTGTAGTCCATACTTCAGAGAGATCTTCTTCTCTGAGGATGGAAAGGAGGTTGAGAACACCAAGGAGGTTGTCCTGGAAGACGTGGACCCcaatattttagacatgatcATTCACTACCTATATTCAGCTGAGATTGACCTGAATGATGACAACGTGCAGGCAATCTTTGCTGTGGCCAATCGCTTCCAGATCCCATCTGTCTTTACTGTTTGCGTTAACTACCTCCAAAAAAAGCTGTCGGTGGCTAACTCTTTAGCCGTGTTCAGGCTGGGCCTGGTACTCAGCTGCCCCAGACTGGCAGTAGCAGCAAGGGACTTCATTGCAGATCATTTTGACAGCCTTTCCAAGGATGAGGAGTTTCAACAACTGGCTGCTCACGAGTTGTTTGCCATCATCGGCGCTGATGCTCTCAATGTGGAGCATGAAGAGCAGGTCTTTGAGGCTCTCATGAGCTGGGTCCGTACTGACAAGGAGAAACGCTCTAAGGTCCTCAATGAGGCCTTCAACTGCATCCGCTTTCGTCTGATGCCTGAAAAGTACTTCCAGAGCAAGGTGGAGACAGATGATATCATCAAGGCTGATGCTGAGCTCATGAAGAAGGTGCAGGTGATTAAGGATGCCTTCAGAGGAAAACTCCCTGAGAAGACTAGCAAAAAGATtgcagagggagaggggggcaaagaaggtgaagaagaagagaacGAGGATGACGTGTTGCCAGGATACCTCAATGACAATCGCAGGCTGGGAATGTACACACGGGATCTTATCCTCATGGTTAATGACACAGCGGCTGTGGCCTATGATGTCACTGAAAACGAGTGCTTCCTGTCAGCCATGTCAGACCAGGTTCCCCGAAATCATGTGAGCCTCTGCTCCAAGAAGAACCAGCTCTTCATACTGGGAGGTCTGTATGTAGATGAGGACAATAAGGAGAGTCCTCTTCAGTGCTACTTTTATCAGGTACATACAGGTTAGAACAAGGTGTGTGAATAATCTGTGTTGTCTGTTCCTGTTGTCTTGTCCAtctagaaaacataaaaaatgtctaATTAATTTAGCTCCACCTTAATATCCTTGGGGTGTCCTAAATAGACATATGTTTTACATTACAAATTATAAATGTTTCTAATAATGTCAGAGTTAATCTCTATTCAAATGTTATGCCAATCATTTATCCACAGCTGGATACTctggcctctgattggctggcctTGCCACCCATGCCTTCTCCTAGGTGTCTGTTCAGCATGGGCGAGTATGACAGCCTCATCTTTGCCATTGGTGGGAAAGACCTGCAGACAAATGAATCTCTGGATTCTGTTATGTGCTATGACACAGAGTGAGTAGCCATTCTCATTCCAGCCATTTCAATCAATTTCAAAGCCACTTCTAACTATGGCATTTGGTAAAATTACCCAGGAAGATGAAATGgagtgaaacaaaaaaactccCCCTGAAAATCCACGGGCAGTCAGTGGTGTCACACAATGGACTCATCTACAGCATTGGTGGTAAAACAGATGAAAAGTGAgtgttctgcagtgtgtgtgtgtgtgtgtgttgggggcgGTGTCTAGTGCAGCTGTCACTTTCTGTTACTTAAGTGCTACTATGAGGATCTCTTCTATTCACTCATATTCACTGATCTAGATATAGAGGTCGCAAAATTGTACGAATTGTAAAAGATTTGTTTAGAAATAACTAGATAATTAGAAAATAATaagtaatgtaatgtatgaCTCCGTCAGATGTcagtgaagattctcagtcatccaggtgaatttgtctgaaagttgagtcatggcaactggattTTCTTTCATTAATGTAGAgctgtttcattctgcatccacagaaatTTGTCAATCTGattacattaaagaaagaaagtccagttgccatgactcaactttcagacactCTGTCAGATGGTGTCTCATCCAGAGCCAGAAGATGTTGTGATGGTGTTATAACTGTTATTTATGTATGGCTTTGAATAGTGTCTTGTTTATTTCTCACCTCCAGCAAACCAATAAATAAGATGTTTGTGTACAACCACAAACAGTCAGAATGGCGAGAGCTGGCAGCTATGAAAATGTCAAGAGCCATGTTTGGTGCCGTCATTCACAAAGGAAAGATCATTGTGAGCGGTGGTGTCAATGAAAATGGCCTAACCGCTGCTGCAGAGACCTATGATTTCTCTACAAACAAGTATGCATAGTCCA
This genomic stretch from Denticeps clupeoides chromosome 5, fDenClu1.1, whole genome shotgun sequence harbors:
- the klhl41b gene encoding kelch-like protein 41b, which gives rise to MDPSAIKEELRLFQSTLLQDGLKELLNENRFVDCTLKVGDRCFPCHRLIMAACSPYFREIFFSEDGKEVENTKEVVLEDVDPNILDMIIHYLYSAEIDLNDDNVQAIFAVANRFQIPSVFTVCVNYLQKKLSVANSLAVFRLGLVLSCPRLAVAARDFIADHFDSLSKDEEFQQLAAHELFAIIGADALNVEHEEQVFEALMSWVRTDKEKRSKVLNEAFNCIRFRLMPEKYFQSKVETDDIIKADAELMKKVQVIKDAFRGKLPEKTSKKIAEGEGGKEGEEEENEDDVLPGYLNDNRRLGMYTRDLILMVNDTAAVAYDVTENECFLSAMSDQVPRNHVSLCSKKNQLFILGGLYVDEDNKESPLQCYFYQLDTLASDWLALPPMPSPRCLFSMGEYDSLIFAIGGKDLQTNESLDSVMCYDTEKMKWSETKKLPLKIHGQSVVSHNGLIYSIGGKTDENKPINKMFVYNHKQSEWRELAAMKMSRAMFGAVIHKGKIIVSGGVNENGLTAAAETYDFSTNKWEPFVDFPQERSSVNLVSSGGALYAVGGFTIVELENKEVGPSEVTDVWQYEEDKKQWAGMLREMRYAACSSCVSMRLNAARMAKL